A genomic segment from Eriocheir sinensis breed Jianghai 21 chromosome 46, ASM2467909v1, whole genome shotgun sequence encodes:
- the LOC126981032 gene encoding divergent protein kinase domain 1C-like has protein sequence MQSDADDEIYWSKKVEHHKIPSKEDFLYLVTTYVNNFVGSEVSQEVISNLVNYSHLYITETESAVSHYNFGQFIQDHEFLSAIVFEKLRLFPKVSGVCGTYYAVQYFEPLTRNPMQPFSLSWRGRLWKALDILKYIGQLETAGREPLHLCDVKHDHFGWNEAGSLAFLDLDSVLYESSLLSMMENTPHCSTHEDCSYFDCKGRCHLRTNRCELERINTNLQVICNKIFLGNSDSVLSFYGMLVSAEAPEELEEALELCRTNRGMTVDSMQDVVSRASNALMF, from the exons ATGCAGAGTGACGCTGATGAT GAGATTTACTGGAGCAAGAAGGTTGAGCATCACAAAATTCCTTCCAAGGAGGACTTCCTTTATCTGGTCACCACATACGTGAACAACTTTGTGGGGAGTGAGGTGAGCCAGGAGGTCATCAGTAACCTGGTCAACTACAGTCACCTCTACATCACAGAGACAGAATCAGCAGTCAGTCACTACAACTTTGGTCAGTTCATCCAAGACCACGAGTTCCTAAGCGCTATTGTGTTCGAGAAGCTGCGACTCTTTCCAAAAGTCTCAGGTGTCTGTGGAACTTACTACGCTGTGCAGTACTTTGAGCCACTCACCAGGAACCCCATGCAGCCCTTCAGCCTGAGTTGGCGGGGGAGGCTTTGGAAGGCTCTGGACATCTTGAAGTATATAGGGCAGCTGGAAACAGCTGGGAGGGAGCCACTGCATCTGTGTGATGTAAAGCATGACCATTTTGGGTGGAACGAGGCAGGCAGCCTGGCCTTCCTCGACCTTGACTCGGTGCTGTATGAAAGCTCCCTCTTGAGTATGATGGAAAACACCCCACACTGCTCCACCCATGAGGACTGCTCCTACTTTGACTGTAAGGGGCGCTGTCACCTCAGGACCAACAGGTGTGAGCTGGAGCGCATCAACACCAACCTGCAGGTGATATGTAACAAAATATTTCTGGGAAACTCTGACTCTGTGCTGTCTTTCTATGGAATGCTGGTGTCTGCTGAGGCTCCTGAGGAGCTGGAAGAGGCATTAGAGTTGTGTCGTACCAATCGTGGCATGACTGTGGACAGCATGCAGGATGTTGTCAGCCGGGCCTCCAATGCTCTCATGTTCTAA